The following is a genomic window from Acipenser ruthenus chromosome 19, fAciRut3.2 maternal haplotype, whole genome shotgun sequence.
TGTAGTAGAGATGTGCAATAACTACAAAGCAAAAAACACaatggtttgttttgttatttagaaCTTTTGAAAAGTCGCTTTGTGGATAGAGCCGCCATAATTAAGACACAAACTTGCAACGTGTTCGTTTAAACCTTTTGGGTTCAGAAGGTCGGCCAATCAAACCGCTCATGTTGGACAGACACTGACCAGCAGTGAACTGACACGCCGGAGAGCGAAGAATAACAAGTTCCTACTGATCTAAAGAAACTCTCACCTTACCCCTATACAAGAAGCAGGTTCATTCTGATGTAAGAGGAATGCAGGTTAACAATGCATTCAAACTGCATGCTGCACTGGAACACAGTGTGGCTTCAGGGACTTTATTTAGATCAGTTGGACAAAACACATAGGGCAGGATTCATCAAGGTatttacaacaaaatgcaattaGCTTCATAATTTTGTTTAAGTGCAAAAAACTGTGAATCTAATAACAAATAGTTGTAAACAACTCATAGAGATAATTTAAGGACTCAAAGGCGTGCTTTTTTTACTAGTTATGTTTAACAGTTTTATTTCACATCACACAAAAAAGTGGCACAAATcgcatttaaaatgttcttttttttctttttatctggGGGATGCGATTGGGATGTTGAACCTAATTCAGCCCCTATTTGTTTACAATTCTCACTGATCCTGCTTAGAGAAGGGTGGGCTGCAGGAGTGTgcttaataataatgattttcaaCGGTGGAGACGATGATGAGAGCTATGAATGAAACAAGCACTGAATTTGTCACTATTGGCAATAATTTGattcttttaaacaaataatCGCACTTATGTTTTACATAAGAAagtaacatacttttttttatgaTGCAAGCAATAACAAAGACAATGTGATAAACAAGCACGCAACAACCATCTTATAAAACACTTCTTGGGGAATGTAATAATCATGGTACGTGTGTAATATATTTGTACATTTATATAACTTAAATTGGATGGGGATAATGGTGCCCCTAACACATGCACACCAACACCTTATTTATGGGCATGCAATGGTCACATGGGTACTGAATGACTGACTGTACACCGATTGTAAAAATAACTCAGAATTAAGCACaatataatatgatatctgtaagTATACATAGACAGATACAGAATACTTTAGGTGTGCTTCTGACAGTAATAAGGAACCTAACCTAACTTTCTCCACCATATTACACTTTTATAGTGTCATTTACAGaaccttaaataaataattactccTCAACGTCCAACTTTCTGAAATGCATAAGACAACAACAACaggtatttaaaatacatttacctCCAAAGGAAGATCTGCTACCTTTTCTTTCATGTTCTTATAGTCTGTGTATAAATAATtagtatttcaaataaaaatatagacAAAGAGGTAATGTTACCAGAACTCTAATTCAAAATATCAACTGGCTCagcagttttaattttttttaaattaccaagTGACCTTCGTTGGTTGGTCTTGAAAGCATAGGCCAGAACTCAAACAGACAGCATCACAATTTCAGACAGCTTCATAAATGCAGCGCTATTATGAGACTTTATAATTGGAAACATCTCACATGTGGCTTTGGAGCTGGTATGTTCTAGGCGCCACATTTTACATTAACTGCAACCTATTCAGGGAGATGCCTGGAATGCCAAAGACTGTcacatacaataaataaaaaacaataatctggATATTTATGAACGATCCAGGGCCCATGTGGATAATTCATTTAAAGAtacgattttaaaaaaatgacacaacTGCCAACTGACCAAACCTTCATACGACAAAACACCCTAATTTTCTGCTGCCTGCTGGAAAGAAAAGTGTCTTACCATTACAGTTCAGAATGGTAATTGGCTAATGTTTTATGAAAACAGGTTTAGATATAGGCGAAAATGAAAAGTTAAAAGCAGACTTACGTCAGGAACAAgtgaaattaaaacataaatacattgaaTGGCCTCTTAATTAAATTACCACCGATACTGGACAATTTCTGTTGGAATGGCAGGACTGGGAAGTACCCCAGTCTAATTGCACTTTTtacttgattatttttttttttattcctgctttaatataaaatgacataaaaatacattatttgtaaatTTGTAAACAGCATCAAGTACACAAGTCAGTTAAGTTCAAGAAATAAATATCTAaagactttttttctttatatagcTATTACAAAAAATGCTAGATTTTTATTAAAGATTTGTATTTCATTGCTATTATTGATGTATCCACAAGGATGTGTGTGGCTAACTGATCTGAAGAAGGGCGGAATATGAATAACTGATCTATTCAGGAAAAGGTACTACTTTTAAAGAAAGAGCAGACCATGGACCACACCTAAAACAACGCATAATACAAATTCAAGAAATCTGTTTACAGAAATTCAGAAATCTGTTTACATTCATCTGTTTACATGAATAAAAGCCATTATTAGTTCAAGAGGATTCATCTCattattcatttgttttgaaaaatCTGCATGCTATTGCAAGGGTCCCTGTGGTTTTATTGAAATGCTAACAGTGACAGACCAAGGTTTTTTCTTCACCTTTACTGCAAAACAGTACTACCGAGCAAACCACCATCAAGGTTTATTCTTCACTTTGGCAAATCAGCCTTTTCCTACTCGTGAAGTGGTAACATATAGGAGTGGAGGGgtaaaaacagcaacaaacatgatatataataataatatactttatatgtgcctttatttaaaaaatatatttttattatttttaaattagttgGCTGGATTTACTAAGATTATGCTCCAATGCACCACATTTAtcctcaaataataataataataaaaaaaggatcaAAAGCTTAGTAAACAAGGCAGATTATTCCTTCTAACTATTGCTACTGAACCAGTGCTGAAAGACATTTCTGCTTTTTTGCTCCCAATGTTTAAATGCTTGACACGTAgggctgtattcataaagcacaAGCAGGCCAGAAGATGCATAGCTTACACACTCTTATATCGCTTCATTTACTTAGCTTTTTAATGACGGAACAGTCAAGAGTCAAGCATTCCTAAAATGGGTTGTCATGGCACGGAGGAAGTGCTACTTTTATGAATTGTGACACGACAACGGCCATTTCCTGGCTAGGATCTGGAATTTTGTAAATGCAGCGTCTCAGCCTTACCCAAATGGATTAAGTCAGTGCCCATGGTACCAAACAGCAATGCACAAACCAAACAATACTGGCAGGTAAGTTCAATATCCATTCACAAACACTGCTGAGAATTCAGCAAGTTCCCAAACTTTATGAAGAGGGTTTGGAATTGAACTGAGAATGATCCCAGTTAAAAATTCTACAGCAGATACACCCAGTATACAATGCAGAGGAGGAGGTATGGGATAAAGCCAGCTCTGTCGGGGCCTGTATTGGCTCCCGAGTCATATTGCTTTCAGAAGGTGTCTACATAGGCAATGAAGTGTCAGAAATCTATGAGGGGGTATAATGGATGTGGGGAGAATTGGTCATACCAAAAATTACTAAAATTGTATAAAACCCATACCCTTTTAAAAGCACACCCGTTTTCCTGAACTCTTGCTCACCTCTTATTTTTAATCACAGCCACCATATAGGTTTGGAATCCCAAGGTTCATAAGACTGTGAGTTGGTTGCTAAATTCAGTGCTGGGGAAAACACTATTATAATCCAAGTGTTTCTGTTTCAACCAGGAGCTACATTAATTGTCTGTGGGAATTACTGTATGTGCATCATGAAGGCGGCCACTGCTAAAGTTTCAGAAATTATGTATTTTAGTTCAAAATCAATATGAAGTACTTCCCATATCCTGAATGTGTCTGTTCCATACTGGCCTTTGTAAGGAAACATATTACATATAAAACTAAAAGTTAACAGGAACTGGTTGAATCAAAAACAGGACTTTGAATGACCCGAGGACTAAGACAAGGAATCTTGGAGTTAGAGGGGATAAGTGAAGGCGGGGAGGCTGTCGTCTTCTTGTGTGCAAATTCTCAAGCATTCTGAggccacactctctctctctctcacactcactcactctctcacaacAATCTCTTGCTGCTGCTACTTCCCCGCGTTGGACCGCCCCTCGATGGACAACTTGACCTCCTGAGGGATGAAGGAAGGCCTGGAGCAGCCAGAGGATGAGGAGGAAGGCTGGGCTGATTCCTCGCTCCTGGTCTCGTATTTTTGGAAACCGGGCGCTGACCAACGCCGCTGAGCCGCACTTGTTGTGTGCGACTGCTCCCCTCCTGCCTGGGGATGGCTCTCTGTGTGCAAATAATAACTGGTCTGACCTCTGGGCTGGTTTGCAAAAGTCCTAACCGTCTGGAGTGCTGTCTCCCCTGATCCCGCTCCCCTGACCTGCATTGCTTCCTCTTCATCCTCTCGCTCCCTGTGAGTCCTGTCTGCTCTGAACTGGCTGGGGGCCCTCAATTGCTGGGAGGCTGGGGGTCCCATGGGCTGGGAGATACCAGCACTATTGACATTAGTAACTGTGGGTGTCCTTGTTTGtgcttgctgttgctgctgcaagGTGAGCGAGATACAGACATCCCCTGCTTGTAATCGGTGGCAGGACAGCCCATATAGTTGGACCGTCCGGTCGGGACTGCAGGATGACCAGCCCTGGCCGAAAACAAAGAAGGGGTGCTCGGGGGGGACATCAATGGCCACTTTGTTCTGCTGCTCCCCGACTGTGAACTGGAGGGCCACCAAACCAGGCCGCTGCTGGCTCTTGCGGATGTCCACCACCATGCTGGAGTCAATCTTGAGACCGCCGCTCATCTCGGCGCTGCGCACAAAGTCTTGCGTCTGCAGGTCCTCCACTCGCTTCAGCTCCCCATTGGCTAACTGGATGATGGCTCCCTTCATGAAGTGGGAAGGTTGAGGGACAACGGGCGCCTGGACCGATACTGGCTGCCCCTGCTGCTGGGCTGCAACATCCACTGCTGCCACCACCCTCTCTGGGGTGCATGTTCTGGCCGGAGGTTCGGAGGCCTTTGCGACTGCCGCTGCTGTGGTGGTTGTGGTTATGTTGTTTAGTAGCCCAGGATATTGCTGCTGCTGGAATTGCTGGTTCTGCTCCAGAGGCACCAACACAGGCTGCCCGTTTGCCAGGATCACAGCGTGGTGCTGTGGCGGTAGCTGGTggtgtggctgctgctgctgctgttgtattCTTGGGTCGCCTTGAACAGCAGCATGCCCTCCGAACGCAGTCCTGCCTGGCAACACAGTCTCCTCTCTGACAGCACTTCGACCCTGGGCTGCGGGCAGGATCTCTCTGCTCCGATGGGAGCCCTGTGACAGGTTCAGGGGGCCGAAGGAGGCTTCTTTACGATTTCCCAGGACGTTCTGATTTGGAAAAGCCAGGCGCCCCACCACCTGCTGCACCTGGATATGGGAACAAAAAAGTCAGTGAACAATTTGCCTGTATCCATCACAAACATAAGGTTAAAAAATAGCATTACTTttcagcagtgtgaagtagtggttagggctctggactcttgaccggagggtcgtgggttcaatcccaggtgggggacactgctgctgtacccttgagcaaggtactttacctagattgctccagtaaaaacccaactgtataaatgggtaattgtatgtaaaaataatgtgatatcttgcaacaattgtaagtcgccctggataagggcgtctgctaagaaaaaaataataataataataatattaataataataataataataataatcataataataataataataataataataattagctgaaacatttgtctgatctagtgattttatttaatttttttaattagaattttTCTATGAGAAAGCTGAACCTAGGATTACTGTTTGGTGCCAATGAATTAAACACATAAATAACTGAATCGCAGCCCTACCTCCAGGTCAGTGTCAGGGGTGCTCCTGTGGCTGGGGGATGGCCTCTCTTCGTGGGGGGGTTGCCGCTGAGTGGCGTGCTGCCCGTCCACAAAGCCCTCTCCCCCGGCTGTGCTGGCCACAACGTGGAGCACTTGCATGTTTCTGCCGGAGTACAGCAATTCCTGCAGCAGCTCTCTGCCCCCTTGCTCCTCCTCGCCTCCGTTCACCACCTTCCCCCTCTCATGCTGGGAAGCAGCCACCAGCCCCTGGTCATGATGGCTCAAAACGTCCCTGTAAACAGGAGCTGCCACGGCAGTAGGGGGAGCCCTACAGCTGGTGTGGTGGTAGTAGACTGGCACTCCTCTGGGGCTGATTTCATTCGCAGTGCGCCCCGCAACTGCTCCAATATGCTGCTGCTGTGTGGCATGATCGGAGGATAGGACCACAGAAAGGCCTGCTGCTGTGGCCACTTTGGTGAAAGCCTGGGCTGAGGACTGTGGGGGAGGGGTAATGACTCCCTCCTGGATAACTGAAGGGTAGGGAACCAGATGGGAAACATGATGCTGTTGGGGTATAGCAGCCTGGGGCGAGATTAAGGAGCTGGGAACAACAAAGCCAGGAGGCACAGCATACGGGACAGTATAGGGGGCGCCTACAAACTGCAGGGAGGAGTGGGGAATCTGGGCATAGCCCATTGGGGGGTAGGGGATTCCTGGGTGCTGCAGGAGGGGAGAGGGCATGCTGTAGGCAGGAGAAAGGTGGCCCATGTTCAAGACCTGGTGCAGGCTGTTTGGAGAGTAGGTGCCTGAGGGGAGGGCGACTTTGTAGAGCATGCCGTACTGGTCTATGGGCACGGCCATGCTTTCAGAGATCTCCACGCTGTACTGCAGTCCCGTCTGGACTCGCATCCATTCCCCAGCCACGCCACTGCCAGGGGCATCGCTCCCCGTCGAGCCCGAACTGCGAGTGGACGTCGACTCGTCCCCCCCTCCGCTGCTGTTCAGTGGTAAGTCCCGCTTCTTTGGGGGGAGGCTCTCCTGGTTGCGTTCATGGGCAGGCTTCATGGTTTCGCTGAAGGGGGTGTCTTGTGGGGGTTCTCTCTTTACCTCTCTCTCACTGGAATGCGGAGGGAGCAGTGTGTGTCAGCAGGGGGGGTAAGGACACGCAACACAGCTCTGAGAACCTCCTGCTGACAGGCCTTGCCTCACCTATTGTTGGGGAcacaggcaaaaaaaaataattctggtgACCAATCTGTGTAAAAACTAGAATTCAATTTTAAAGCCAACCTATTATTTTGCATACATTTAcctaaaatgtaatttcttaccTGTCCTGTATGTCTTTCAATTGTTTATGCTTAGATCATTTTTGCCATGCTTAATGCTATtccaagatttgtttttttaatgaaagactATGGGGAAGGGAGGAAGcttatcagtgttgcacaggcctCCCCTATGGGCTTCAGTGTACAGCGTAAcgctgatatgcttccccacaactGGCATTTTTGGATGCAGTTTTCACAGGAACAGTTATGTCAAATAATGATCCAACCAAAAATAACAGAGAATAACACAGAATCctacaggatattaaacagttaAGAACTTTGTAATAAACCCTCGGTAACTAACGTTTTTTTAGATTTTGTCTACATGAACCCTCAGCCAATGTGTTGGCActaacgtgtttttttttcttatttttttctttgttttttttttttttttttttttcaaacactgcCACTTAGTGGCCCTTACTGGAACCAATTTCCTTCAAAACTGCTGAATTCAGCAACAAATCTAATTGTTTTTAGTTGATGTTAAACCTAgatacttttttatatttctccacactgctggataGAAGCTGTGTCAATGTGCTTCCCCACATGCCAGTCAAGACAAATCGTTCTCTGGTTTTGCAATGTGGACAGTCAACTGAGTGCTGAGTGCTATTTGGAGACCAAAGCCATATTCTGTTGGATTTTAGCCAGGACATAGTTGCataatataacaataaaatgaTCCTGCATAAAAACTGTCTAAGGAATCTTAATCTACTACAATGAGCAAATGTACACCATGAGGctaaaatacaaaatgtgcatAATTTACCTTAACAATCCCTGTACATCACATGGTTTTTACACTTAACTAATCTGAAAATCACAATAGTGTTCAAATCTATTGCTGAATGTGTTTCCtctgtcatctttttttttttttttctttttaaatgcactCAGTAAATTCTGATTAAAATGGAAGTCTGTTTATAGATATGCTCTGCTCAGTGTAAGGTAGCAGATTGAATGATTATGGAAATGGACATACCTAAAAGATGTAAAGTAATTGGCTccaggcctacaggatagtataaacTAGCAATCGGTGTCTTAAAACGCCAGCCGTTCTAACCGCCAaccagtctaagggccacaagtCCAAGGCCAATCTGAGCTGTGGCAGGTCGAGCAAGGACAAGTAGAGCGAGAACCTTGCTTTTGCAAATATATCCCATTGACTACTAGAGGCCTCACtccaactcttaacattagctatatttaagtaacattagtAAGGTGGTGTTTTAATTGGGTGATCGACTGTTGTGATTAGTAATAGGTGAGTATGGTTAAATTGAATATagattgatttgcaatttgattggtttccacataGCTTTTGTacttgtgtgatcccattgaagtgtattgaaactattgtatcgcttaagtattgtcttaagcagtttagcagctgttaaccagttcccttgcaaagtgagggtgcgaggagaggctgttgaagaaaacctagcagcgctctggaagatgccaactactagacagatctgtaccctccccccaccactcctgctcccactagtactgtacctatctgtctcatcTGTCCTACTATGACTGTTtttcacatccctgttattctgtcctctcactcctgtCCTCTGTCTTCTCTCTGCtcctgctcccctaacccctctaacctcacccctctgcctctccccccctcccacactctctctggtgccctctggaactgtcactcttctgctaacaaaacTGATTTATCTTGCCTTTTCCTCCCATCTCCTCTCGATtcccttgctctcactgaaacctgtctctctctctcctgataacactgtaacttgtgctgccctgtcctctctccacatcctgtcccatactctgTGTCTCACTGGACAGGTAGGTGGGACtagtcttctcctctctcccgcctatcccctctgacctctcctcactttctgttaatacctttgaatttcatgctgtccaactaacctctccctgtcaactcctgctaattatactgtaccgtccccctggacc
Proteins encoded in this region:
- the LOC117424509 gene encoding ataxin-1-like, whose amino-acid sequence is MKPAHERNQESLPPKKRDLPLNSSGGGDESTSTRSSGSTGSDAPGSGVAGEWMRVQTGLQYSVEISESMAVPIDQYGMLYKVALPSGTYSPNSLHQVLNMGHLSPAYSMPSPLLQHPGIPYPPMGYAQIPHSSLQFVGAPYTVPYAVPPGFVVPSSLISPQAAIPQQHHVSHLVPYPSVIQEGVITPPPQSSAQAFTKVATAAGLSVVLSSDHATQQQHIGAVAGRTANEISPRGVPVYYHHTSCRAPPTAVAAPVYRDVLSHHDQGLVAASQHERGKVVNGGEEEQGGRELLQELLYSGRNMQVLHVVASTAGGEGFVDGQHATQRQPPHEERPSPSHRSTPDTDLEVQQVVGRLAFPNQNVLGNRKEASFGPLNLSQGSHRSREILPAAQGRSAVREETVLPGRTAFGGHAAVQGDPRIQQQQQQPHHQLPPQHHAVILANGQPVLVPLEQNQQFQQQQYPGLLNNITTTTTAAAVAKASEPPARTCTPERVVAAVDVAAQQQGQPVSVQAPVVPQPSHFMKGAIIQLANGELKRVEDLQTQDFVRSAEMSGGLKIDSSMVVDIRKSQQRPGLVALQFTVGEQQNKVAIDVPPEHPFFVFGQGWSSCSPDRTVQLYGLSCHRLQAGDVCISLTLQQQQQAQTRTPTVTNVNSAGISQPMGPPASQQLRAPSQFRADRTHREREDEEEAMQVRGAGSGETALQTVRTFANQPRGQTSYYLHTESHPQAGGEQSHTTSAAQRRWSAPGFQKYETRSEESAQPSSSSSGCSRPSFIPQEVKLSIEGRSNAGK